The following coding sequences lie in one Melopsittacus undulatus isolate bMelUnd1 chromosome 9, bMelUnd1.mat.Z, whole genome shotgun sequence genomic window:
- the CTXND1 gene encoding cortexin domain-containing 1 protein — protein MDGPTPEPVFVDVDKGLTLACFVFLCLFLIVMIIRCAKVIMDPYSAIPTSTWEEQHLDD, from the coding sequence ATGGATGGACCAACCCCAGAGCCTGTGTTCGTTGATGTGGACAAGGGACTGACACTGGCATGTTTCGTCTTCCTCTGCCTCTTCTTAATTGTGATGATTATTCGTTGTGCAAAAGTCATCATGGACCCTTACAGTGCCATCCCTACATCTACATGGGAGGAGCAGCATCTAGACGACTGA